The DNA segment agagTTAATTACATTATTCTTAATAGTCTTAGCTTTTGGTTCTTGTTTGTTCTCATCCGTTGCAAATATTTCTTCATCTGTGTAGGTGTCGCTTACATCGTCATTATTGCATGTCGAAATTACTGAAGTCACATCCCACTTGTCATCTTCATCGAGTTGCTGATTTTTGCTGCCTATGCTACTTATACTAGTTGTGTTTGTAACATTTGTCGCGTTCATGCGGTCCGGCGGGACTATCTTATGAATCAAATCCAGCAAGTTATTGTCCTCTTTAGCCACATCTCGACTAAGACACGACTGGTTCGTAACCAGTTTCCTTGCTTTATGTTTCTCTTGTTGTATGGCACTGTAAACATTAGTCTGAGGACTATTTACATTTATAGCATCATTGctcatattttttctttcagtGACATCCATTTTTTGGCTGAATAACTTTCTCTTGATGAAACTAGGTCTCATTGATACATCACTAGTCGAGTGTTGAGTTGTATTtggttgttcttcagctgttacTTGCTTCTCTTCATCAGTCGGTTCTGTTTGTGGTACACTAAGAGGTAGTATAGCATCTGTTAAAGGTGGGGCAGACTTTGAAATTAGTTTTTCTTTGATTTTGCCTGGCCCAGCCTTCTTTACTGGTAATTGAGGTTTAATGAACTCaaagtcattattatttttctgtgcTTCACTAACATTGTCTTCGTTTACTAATACTTGCACATTAGGTTCCTTAATAATTGTACCATTAGCTTTTTTGAATATTTCTTCATGATCACTGTCAGTTTCATTATTTTCTTGTGTGTTATATTTATTACTTGTGTGATTTTTAGGTTTACCCTGTGATTTATCTCTTTCTGGAATAGGTATTGATGCAACTGATTTATTGAACCTTTGAGATGGTAGTAGGAAGCCATTTTTGAATCTATCTCTCTGAGTGAGTTGATTGTGCATAGTGCTCTGAACATTTGAGGTGTTGAATCTATCTTTCTGAGTTTGTATTGGTAGATTTTGCATAGATGGCAAAGCATTTGAGGTATTGTATTTATCTTTTTGGGTTGGTCCTGGTAGATTTTGCATACTTGGGCAAGCATTTGATGTATTGAATCGATCTCTCTGAGTTGGTCCTGGTAGATTTTGCATAGTTGGTAGAGCATTTGATGTATTGAATCTATCTCTTGCATTCACAGAAGGCACGGAAAACATTTTCTTCATTGCATTTTGTTTGAAATTATCTGTACAATCTTTATACATGTTGCTTTCATTAATTTTCTTTCTAAAATCTGTCATGTCTGTCCGTGTTGATCTACAACTAGACATATTATCTCTGTACATGGCTGATGCGGTTGATTTACAGTCGTCACTACTAATGGAAGAGTCACTGCCTAGTTCTCCAGAGTCGTAACCAGATTTACGCCGATATCCCTTCAGaaataatttaatgtttcttcttttctcaatttttttccttattCGCTTTTTCATGAACTTGTCGTAAGCTTCTTTGATCAATTTCAAATCATTTATAttgaagttattattttttattgctaaTGCAATATCTACAGCACTCACAGTGGCATTAGAATctgaaaaaacaaacaaaataattcaacATTAATTGGGAAAGGGCTCTCCTTTGCACAACAGGTAGCCTTTGtcattaaaatgataataagaCAGTGCAGGACAGCAAAGAAATACAAAacaagttattaatattaattaataaagacaCTTACCTAAACTTCTCATTGACATGGGAGATCCACTTCTCCCATTGTACATGGACCGCTGAGAGCTCATCCCGCCGTGGTAGTACGACTGATTTCGTCCTCTCATGTCCGATCCACTGTACATAGACATAGGTGATGTCTCTCTCCTGCTGTACATACTCCTCTGGTCAAAACTGGGTTCGCCATAGCGCTGTCTTCCGAAATTTCGGGACATATGCATGGTTGAGGTCATAACGTTGTTTCGAAAACTCAAATTTGTAATATTGGCATTGTTTATGTTAGGGCCCCTTGCACACACAGTCTGAAACAatcacaattatttaaaaatgctgTTTTCTTCTTGTTCCTAGACATTACTTAGATAGTCAAGGAGATTTAAAGAATATTTCATTTATAATCAGTTGATTTATTTTAGTGCAAGTACTAACCGTGTTCTCATTCTGAAAGGTAAACACATTATTGGGCAATAAGTCACTTTCACTGTCCGACATTTTATGGACACAACGTTTCTCACaaacttagttttattttaagcaATGGAAAACTAAATAAATCTCTCCATTTCGACCAAAATAAACCCAATCGTAAAACGTAACCGCCGATTCACTTGAATGAAATTGAAGTTTGTTTGGATGACAGACGGAAGGTTTTGTCTATGATAAACTTCAAGCTTGGGTGTGTCTCATCTGTGCTTGGGTGGTTGTCTCTGATTTTAGTGTTGGGAAacacggcaaataaaaaaaaccggtaaaaattaaataatcaaaTGCCAAGAGACAACGCGGCGACGATGGAGCCGCCCTTTACAATACCGCTGCGTGTCCTAGGAACTACTAGGAAGGAACATATCAATGAAACTACGAGTACAAAAAAGTCGTGGGCGATGAGAGATTGAGAGCCTCTCCTCatcttttatataaaaaaaaacaaattttgaGGTTAGATTTTCAGAAAATTGTTGaagaaaagtaaatatttataagatgTGTTAAATCTGATCAAACCTTTACGAAAATGTCGCATGTAATAAACTTTAGCCTCAAGCATTTACTGCCTGCTACAAAATGCTACTTTCGGGGAAACTTTTCATACAATTTCTGCAAGTACAGCAGTACAACAACTAATAATAATTCTAGCAATGTTCTTGATAACTTGACTGACTGGGAGACTTTGAGTAAGAAGAAAAAGATTAGCAAAGCCATGAAAGCTTATCTAGAGCGGGCCCAAGAACATGATGAATTTATGAAGAAACAACAACAAGAATTTACTATTGGGAAACGACATTTGGCTAATATGATGGGCGAGGATCCCGAAACTTTCACTCAGAAAGATGTGGATAGAGCTATAGAATACCTATTTCCTAGTGGTATTTATGATCCAGCTGCACGCCCGTTAATGAAACCCCCAGAAGAACTATTTCCTGCTCGCAAAGCCGCTGAATTTGATGAAGCAGGGCGACCACATCATTTCTTGTTTTACACTGGCAAACCAAACTTTTTCAAACTACTTTATGATGCTGCAGATCACATTAAACAGCTCCACAACTTTGAAGACAAAGTCATCCGAAAGAAAGCCACTCCTGACCCCAACGGCGTCCTTAATTTAGAAGGAAGCATGTGGCTCTCCAAAGAACAACTAGAACAAATTTTAGTAGAGAAAATCCTTGACATTGAGTATGACAACTTTAAAGTCGTCATGGAAAGACTTACTTCTTTGCCATATGCTTACAGAAGCAaggaatttattgaaaagtacAGAAAGACTTTGGCTGCACAGAAATTTTCATTGGAAATCCCAAAACCTAATTACGATGATGATGGCCGTGCCTTTGTGACAACTTATGAGTGCTTAAGGAAGAAAGCAAGAGGTGATGTCACTATTAGATCACCAGGTACTGGAAAGATCACTATAAATGGTAAAGATATTACGTACTTTGAAGATGTGCAGTCCAGAGAACAAGTCCTGTTCCCTTTGATATTTACTGGCATGCAGGACAGAGTAGATGTGGAGTGTAATATTGAAGGAGGTGGCCCATCAGGACAGTCTGGTGCCATCAGATGGGGTATAGCTTGGGGATTGCGCAGTTTCGTAGAAAAAGAAATGTTAGAGAAAATGCAGTTAGCTGGGTTGCTGACTCGTGACTATCGTCGTCGTGAACGCAAGAAGCCTGGTCAACCTGGTGCCAGGAAGAAGGCTACATGGAAAAAGCGATAGTTATGTCCAAACCATATTTATGCTTGtggaataataaaacaatagttctctatacatttttttattattataaatcaagAATCAACCCACATTTGCTAGCTTTTTATCCTGTAACTCTTTTTAAGGGATTTCTTTCTTCCTCCAATTTTCTTCTGGAACATTTGGTTCTTCCTTTCTTTGTTGTATATTCTTTTCTTCATTACTGATTTCAATTCCCTTCTTTCCTTATGAGGTTCATTGGTTTCTGTTTTGTTAAAGAATGCTAAACCATCTGTAAAACAAATTTCAAATTGATGATTAAAGTTATGGATCTAaaatttaatgtaattaaattttagatattaatcttattttttgaaataaataaatctattttacCTTGCAATCTGCTATCAGACGTTGAGAAAAACAGGTTTTCTCTCCAAACAGCTTTGGGTTCTGCTGTttctatttttgtttcttgtaaagTCTCCTGTTTCTTGTCTTTGCTAACTTCCTCATCTTCAGAGTCTGAAGAGTCATATACAAATGGATTCTTTTTGCCACTTGGATCTAGAGGATTCTTTACTTTTGGTACCTTTGGTTTTTCTATTGCTATGTAATCTGTATTCTGATCAGGAGCTTCTGAAAATAGataatttgaaatgaaatttattcACCTAtagtaatataatttaaattgaagAAAAAACACCTTTTACCATTACACAAGATGCCAATGTTTACCTTGAAGTGACATTTGcaactatattaaaaaaatatttgtagtagacttattacatttattagattaCCTTTCTCTGTCTCTTCATTCTGTCCAAATAAACTACGTAAGCTGAAAGTGGTTGGTTGAACTAGAGCTTCTTTTAGGGTCTCAGTAACTTTATAAAACTGCTCCTTTGACACCTCAATTTTGTCCACTTCAGTTTCAACGGTTTCTGTTTTCTGCTCCTCCTGTTTATCCTTTAACTTCTTTTTCGATTTTTTTGCAGGTTCTTTAGTCTCTTCCACAGGTGCTAAGAATTTTGCATGTTCTGGCTGAGATGGATCAAAACGAAGCATTCCCAATTTTGTTCTgcaagaaaaaaattacacataAACTTTTAGAATTTCCTAGAATTGTAAACTAGTACAGTTGTGACAATCCTTTACAAATggtgaagttatttttaaatacaaacatACTTAATTTTACGTGAATCATTATCAGTTGGTCTTGCTTTGATAGATACACCAAGGACATCTTGTAAAATATTGAGCTGCTTTGTTTTTTCATCTGCATTGTTTAAATCTATCCTTTCTTCTTCGTCTGGTTTGCCTTGCCCGCCTTCCTCTTCCGATTGGTCATCTTCAATGAACCTCTCATCTAAGATGAAACGTTTATCAGATTTGTATCTTGATTGTAAATCTAAAACCTTAAACATTGTGTGGGGtgtaataagtaaattacaAAGATAATTTTAGATGCATGAGATTCTTTAGATATAAGTATAATTTCAGTAAATAATATACCTTTTGTCCCTTTTTGCCCTCAAACTGTTTTTTAATCTCAAAGTTAACTTCATCTCCACTGTCATCGTCATCAAATAATGTATTCTTTTGGTCAGTTGATTTTGAAGTCTTCATATTTTCTTTTCCATTTACTATCTTGGATTCTGTTTCTTCTTCATTATCTGAGaatataacttttttgttggGAGCTTTAtcctaaaaatataaaatgttgtATTAGCTTTATAAACTTGTATTGCAATGATTAATTAAGTTAAACCTGCATTTGATAGGATATAAAACACTTACAACTCCAATTAAGCcagtttttattatcatttgtttttgtttgaacTCTTGTCTTTTCTTTTTGAGTGACTCCATCCTCTTCTTGTCTGAATCTTTCTTCTTTTTGTCATTTTCATCAATGTTGCTGTCTTTATTTGTATTATCGCCATTTTGGAGGTCTTCATGCAAttgattcttcttcttctcataTGGTTTTAATACCTTTAATGCTTTGTTATTTTCACTTGATGTGTGATCCAATTTCCTTTTTCTTGGATTTAGTTTGTCACCTAATTTTATAACAGGATTCTTTTTTGGTAGATCTTCTACTTGATCTTGCTGCAAATAAACgatgtaaaatataaaaacttataaatatttttatgttaataaATGACTCAGTGGAGCAAATATCAATACCTTTTCAGTTTCTTTTCTCTGTGCTTCACTTCTCTCTCTCTGTAGCCTTTCCAAGAAACTTTCTCTTGCTCTTGTAACATAAAGTCGACTGCCACCAAAGTCTCCATTAGAAAAATGCTTTATACCTGTGAATTTGcaatttcaaattattaaaatgaaaatgacaatgatctatgcaataaaattacactgatgaaactaatagacgtaagTTTAAACTACATTGGTAAACTTTTAGATAATAGAATAGGGATATTAGAAAATTAAAAGCCCACATGAATAACCAAAGTATGAAGATTTAAAACCCCCCTTGCTCCTGGAATTTATTGCAATACAGgtttgtataaattaaaaaatcgtTTACTTACAGGACTCAACTTCATAATTTGATGCAGATAGGGTAATAAATGCAAATTTCTTTTGATCACTTTCAGTGTTGGACTTGTTTTTAAGATCCACATTGATTATTAATTGTCCATACGATGAAAAAGCTTTGAGTAGATCATCCTGAGTAGCATTTTCAGGTACGTTTCCTACAAACAATCGTGTGTGCGAAGACATTGTTTGCagaatttaaatgtatttttataaaattttaaaaacgtaAATACATACACATGATAAATTTTTAGGTTAGTTTTTAAATCACAGACAATATGACGTTGACATTTATGTCAAATAGTGACGTCCATTATCGGTATCTTTTGGACAGAGAGCTAccgataacaaaaaaaaaagtatcgaTAAAAGTATAGATCGCTCAACAAAAGTTGAGGCGGACGGTTCtctttttgcaaaatttttagcctaaaaaattaaaaacgtcATACGAATGGAAGGGAtccttatagtccagtcattatagtaagttcacctcggaattcgagatacccagctgtaagtctgtaaatacgtgtatattgacaccctaaaagttgtctcaaaaccttcatatggtagggtgtaagcaactattaaatttgaaggtcaacggtcacaaaaatcggttttttgcgctttttttggaaatatctcatttcctatgggttttttgctatttgtatttattatcaatattgtagaatactaaattctctacaaattttgtttaaaaactttttttatacggtgaaccgttttcgagatagagggcggagagcgcgcggtcactgcatcacttcaggtctacttaagcggtttagatttttcatacaaaaggattttcccgctaattcctgtgggaatttcgggaattccttgttgtaactaagctttgagtttactaaggtacctacatgccaaatttcaagcgtctaacttccgttaagcgtttagatttttcatacaaaaaaattttcccgctaattcctgttcccgtgggaattcctaagtatactataacctgcccaggtgtatgaagaataacactggtcaacaaaaaaaataaaattgtttgtttcctgtgattttttttctgtttctatctcaaattgacgcatattttttaaatatggcaacagtttttctctaacagcttttgtttttaagttatagctatctaccctcatttaatatttttacttagatttttgatttaattggacaaaaaaatatattttgttggtgttttcgatattgcttcgttatgaagatgttgtgtgcttaatccagatggcttctgctatgtttgtggtaaatataatatttgaaaaacatcgaaaacctctatcggacttgatgaaaactgcgtaacatcgacactgtaatataaatatttgaaattaagtaatcaagACCACAAATGAGTCATTTGTGTTCTTGAATAGGTGACATCTTTTAGGCCAACAAGGGGGCTACACAAAATTCCCGTTCCATGTGTATCTGGAATAGTCGTAACAAACAATAGCATTGGTTACAAAAAATTTGACCAGTGCGGCTTCCCGCACACACAACTTTTAGCTCTTCAgctaaagttgatacaaacaattttataaacgtgcctttagttagccaagaccgtatcaccgtacttccaccactttatattaagctcggcatcttgaaacagtttgtgaaggcgcttgacaaaattgacgaatgttttaattttctttcacgaaatttttcaggattaagcacagaaaacttaaaagctggtaATTTTTGATGAGACTCGCATTAGGCAACTGGTGAATgatcgtaattttaagaaatcaatgAGTGAAGTCCAGTCCTAAGCTTAAAATGATTGTTTtggttataagtaatttcctTATGCAAAAAGAGATTGTTGAGAGCATGCTATCCAACTTGCAAgagctagggtgcaacatgggcataaaaatacactCCATGTACTCGCATTAACATCGATTTCCACAAAATGTGGGTGATTTTAGTGTGGAGCAGGATAAAAGTTTTCATTGGAATTTTCTGACAATGGGAGAAGGTTATCAGGGGCGTGGTGCTCATATATGAATGGCAGACCATTGCTGGAGTTTGCAACGAGATCTACTCAAACTTGCCTATTCAAGGAAATCATATAAAATATCATTTGCTAGTGTTCAATAGAAATTTTATTAgcacaatgtataatttttcttattttcttgtcaaaataataaaactctatattttaaaaagtaaagctgttggcgatctcccagtatttttttcataatcagggcCATGGAAATACCCAACAACAGAAAAAAATTgaaggaaaaaaaacatgtgttgaccagtgtaattgtaccaagtttcgttaaaatccgtc comes from the Ostrinia nubilalis chromosome 17, ilOstNubi1.1, whole genome shotgun sequence genome and includes:
- the LOC135079896 gene encoding uncharacterized protein LOC135079896 isoform X2 encodes the protein MSDSESDLLPNNVFTFQNENTTVCARGPNINNANITNLSFRNNVMTSTMHMSRNFGRQRYGEPSFDQRSMYSRRETSPMSMYSGSDMRGRNQSYYHGGMSSQRSMYNGRSGSPMSMRSLDSNATVSAVDIALAIKNNNFNINDLKLIKEAYDKFMKKRIRKKIEKRRNIKLFLKGYRRKSGYDSGELGSDSSISSDDCKSTASAMYRDNMSSCRSTRTDMTDFRKKINESNMYKDCTDNFKQNAMKKMFSVPSVNARDRFNTSNALPTMQNLPGPTQRDRFNTSNACPSMQNLPGPTQKDKYNTSNALPSMQNLPIQTQKDRFNTSNVQSTMHNQLTQRDRFKNGFLLPSQRFNKSVASIPIPERDKSQGKPKNHTSNKYNTQENNETDSDHEEIFKKANGTIIKEPNVQVLVNEDNVSEAQKNNNDFEFIKPQLPVKKAGPGKIKEKLISKSAPPLTDAILPLSVPQTEPTDEEKQVTAEEQPNTTQHSTSDVSMRPSFIKRKLFSQKMDVTERKNMSNDAINVNSPQTNVYSAIQQEKHKARKLVTNQSCLSRDVAKEDNNLLDLIHKIVPPDRMNATNVTNTTSISSIGSKNQQLDEDDKWDVTSVISTCNNDDVSDTYTDEEIFATDENKQEPKAKTIKNNVINSKKINDCKVLVEKMPKNIMASAIPDVEVNKALVPEDNDKHKKSVYNCVKSFWDADFESDIETSMPKQRISAVKENHIAAKENLAQSKSIITEANKTVKNQNPLNISLVSVSGSIKSKTMPTNNMGKLKFNVSKNLSIRSFLSPKDKKTKLKEQKIEVNPKTLDYKSPNVEPEVKNTKKSNKQSTTTKTKSKDTNSKKEVKKPNKSIDTAKNNKTAPSPDKTKNNKTTSKTNKKPTPVKSKQNNKVTQSVNKNIKKPVLSPNKTKNNNKKTQSPNEIKNKENNQQSSNSTDKTVANRSISSRSIRTPKRKACCDDAVEHDKSTKSNGNPSKKPKLVESIPDKSKPTKNISDNKKNVSRKKAQPVADLSLIYENESPNMTLRSKRRVDLSSSINSSTELATLKLRNLRTRRVDLSSSLKNSSLDDNVTIIKNSRTKTQVKKSTAKPSHAELLDKRQRR
- the LOC135079896 gene encoding uncharacterized protein LOC135079896 isoform X1; translated protein: MSDSESDLLPNNVFTFQNENTTVCARGPNINNANITNLSFRNNVMTSTMHMSRNFGRQRYGEPSFDQRSMYSRRETSPMSMYSGSDMRGRNQSYYHGGMSSQRSMYNGRSGSPMSMRSLDSNATVSAVDIALAIKNNNFNINDLKLIKEAYDKFMKKRIRKKIEKRRNIKLFLKGYRRKSGYDSGELGSDSSISSDDCKSTASAMYRDNMSSCRSTRTDMTDFRKKINESNMYKDCTDNFKQNAMKKMFSVPSVNARDRFNTSNALPTMQNLPGPTQRDRFNTSNACPSMQNLPGPTQKDKYNTSNALPSMQNLPIQTQKDRFNTSNVQSTMHNQLTQRDRFKNGFLLPSQRFNKSVASIPIPERDKSQGKPKNHTSNKYNTQENNETDSDHEEIFKKANGTIIKEPNVQVLVNEDNVSEAQKNNNDFEFIKPQLPVKKAGPGKIKEKLISKSAPPLTDAILPLSVPQTEPTDEEKQVTAEEQPNTTQHSTSDVSMRPSFIKRKLFSQKMDVTERKNMSNDAINVNSPQTNVYSAIQQEKHKARKLVTNQSCLSRDVAKEDNNLLDLIHKIVPPDRMNATNVTNTTSISSIGSKNQQLDEDDKWDVTSVISTCNNDDVSDTYTDEEIFATDENKQEPKAKTIKNNVINSKKINDCKVLVEKMPKNIMASAIPDVEVNKALVPEDNDKHKKSVYNCVKSFWDADFESDIETSMPKQRISAVKENHIAAKENLAQSKSIITEANKTVKNQNPLNISLVSVSGSIKSKTMPTNNMGKLKFNVSKNLSIRSFLSPKDKKTKLKEQKIEVNPKTLDYKSPNVEPEVKNTKKSNKQSTTTKTKSKDTNSKKEVKKPNKSIDTAKNNKTAPSPDKTKNNKTTSKTNKKPTPVKSKQNNKVTQSVNKNIKKPVLSPNKTKNNNKKTQSPNEIKNKENNQQSSNSTDKTVANRSISSRSIRTPKRKACCDDAVEHDKSTKSNGNPSKKPKLVESIPDKSKPTKNISDNKKNVSRKKAQPVADLSLIYENESPNMTLRSKRRVDLSSSINSSTELATLKLRNLRTRRVDLSSSLKNSSLDDNVTIIKNSRTKTQVKKSTAKPSHAELLDKRQRLVTK
- the LOC135079898 gene encoding small ribosomal subunit protein uS9m, with translation MSHVINFSLKHLLPATKCYFRGNFSYNFCKYSSTTTNNNSSNVLDNLTDWETLSKKKKISKAMKAYLERAQEHDEFMKKQQQEFTIGKRHLANMMGEDPETFTQKDVDRAIEYLFPSGIYDPAARPLMKPPEELFPARKAAEFDEAGRPHHFLFYTGKPNFFKLLYDAADHIKQLHNFEDKVIRKKATPDPNGVLNLEGSMWLSKEQLEQILVEKILDIEYDNFKVVMERLTSLPYAYRSKEFIEKYRKTLAAQKFSLEIPKPNYDDDGRAFVTTYECLRKKARGDVTIRSPGTGKITINGKDITYFEDVQSREQVLFPLIFTGMQDRVDVECNIEGGGPSGQSGAIRWGIAWGLRSFVEKEMLEKMQLAGLLTRDYRRRERKKPGQPGARKKATWKKR
- the LOC135079897 gene encoding probable RNA-binding protein CG14230 isoform X2, whose translation is MSSHTRLFVGNVPENATQDDLLKAFSSYGQLIINVDLKNKSNTESDQKKFAFITLSASNYEVESCIKHFSNGDFGGSRLYVTRARESFLERLQRERSEAQRKETEKQDQVEDLPKKNPVIKLGDKLNPRKRKLDHTSSENNKALKVLKPYEKKKNQLHEDLQNGDNTNKDSNIDENDKKKKDSDKKRMESLKKKRQEFKQKQMIIKTGLIGVDKAPNKKVIFSDNEEETESKIVNGKENMKTSKSTDQKNTLFDDDDSGDEVNFEIKKQFEGKKGQKVLDLQSRYKSDKRFILDERFIEDDQSEEEGGQGKPDEEERIDLNNADEKTKQLNILQDVLGVSIKARPTDNDSRKIKTKLGMLRFDPSQPEHAKFLAPVEETKEPAKKSKKKLKDKQEEQKTETVETEVDKIEVSKEQFYKVTETLKEALVQPTTFSLRSLFGQNEETEKAPDQNTDYIAIEKPKVPKVKNPLDPSGKKNPFVYDSSDSEDEEVSKDKKQETLQETKIETAEPKAVWRENLFFSTSDSRLQDGLAFFNKTETNEPHKERRELKSVMKKRIYNKERKNQMFQKKIGGRKKSLKKSYRIKS
- the LOC135079897 gene encoding probable RNA-binding protein CG14230 isoform X1 is translated as MSSHTRLFVGNVPENATQDDLLKAFSSYGQLIINVDLKNKSNTESDQKKFAFITLSASNYEVESCIKHFSNGDFGGSRLYVTRARESFLERLQRERSEAQRKETEKQDQVEDLPKKNPVIKLGDKLNPRKRKLDHTSSENNKALKVLKPYEKKKNQLHEDLQNGDNTNKDSNIDENDKKKKDSDKKRMESLKKKRQEFKQKQMIIKTGLIGVDKAPNKKVIFSDNEEETESKIVNGKENMKTSKSTDQKNTLFDDDDSGDEVNFEIKKQFEGKKGQKVLDLQSRYKSDKRFILDERFIEDDQSEEEGGQGKPDEEERIDLNNADEKTKQLNILQDVLGVSIKARPTDNDSRKIKTKLGMLRFDPSQPEHAKFLAPVEETKEPAKKSKKKLKDKQEEQKTETVETEVDKIEVSKEQFYKVTETLKEALVQPTTFSLRSLFGQNEETEKEAPDQNTDYIAIEKPKVPKVKNPLDPSGKKNPFVYDSSDSEDEEVSKDKKQETLQETKIETAEPKAVWRENLFFSTSDSRLQDGLAFFNKTETNEPHKERRELKSVMKKRIYNKERKNQMFQKKIGGRKKSLKKSYRIKS